A region of Reichenbachiella carrageenanivorans DNA encodes the following proteins:
- a CDS encoding lipocalin family protein, whose translation MKKTQLTLFVAILSLALYSCGSSTEEMSNSLVGDWKVQWITYPEQNAPANDSINYTMNGLMNIKGDGKITINAYGYENCIFGTDTLIHTLNWKLENDTTLNLTNDGDKYGIPYTIKDFSENKIKLQLVQDVYLFLSK comes from the coding sequence ATGAAAAAAACACAGTTGACCTTATTCGTTGCCATCCTTTCTTTGGCTCTTTATTCTTGTGGATCCTCCACTGAAGAAATGTCTAACAGTCTCGTGGGTGATTGGAAAGTACAATGGATCACTTATCCAGAGCAAAATGCCCCCGCCAATGACAGCATCAACTACACCATGAACGGTCTGATGAACATCAAAGGCGATGGTAAAATCACTATCAATGCCTATGGATATGAAAATTGTATCTTCGGAACAGACACCCTCATCCATACACTCAATTGGAAGTTGGAGAATGATACCACATTGAACCTAACCAATGATGGTGACAAATATGGTATCCCATACACCATCAAAGATTTTTCTGAAAACAAGATAAAACTACAATTGGTACAAGACGTCTATTTGTTTTTGAGCAAATAG